In Halichondria panicea chromosome 9, odHalPani1.1, whole genome shotgun sequence, a genomic segment contains:
- the LOC135341300 gene encoding delta and Notch-like epidermal growth factor-related receptor isoform X2 encodes MNQLIIILSLIAALMQQSDGYSSGAPPEACSSLQPNHDGASSQPAETNPYELDIEEFLTPSGVLQYVPGVTYTVILQANNSNSVSFKGFLIQARKIRFPDNVTGIFNSSNINEYGFQSCDQAQYPLGSAVTHVNGSNKMNVTFEWTAPLKGSGPVYFVYTVVQSMHIFWADLRTPEINEHPCEPPKYLLTAHCTDVCPFGSYGDHTTATCQQWPASSTLVTNATAYYLTLDEADVVVGRGVLNYTVIVNETAFDSISGIFLTMSQTETIQNIFRYDSGSREKDYQGSSLASLDRQNNFIVIQEQIFLRDTIPVQLFSDNLAIFSLNLNAVVFGSLADSTMEVPTDIDTSLFVTITGTPDPCQDVTCLNEGICRALNTGGELNFTCDCHLAYTGQFCETLFDPCALSLCLNNATCENIGTTNYTCDCTIDFTGENCEIEIDQCALNQGVCNNGTCIDGFGIFSCDCIDGFIGAFCETDINECESASPSCQNGVCIDDINSFTCDCYPGWSGDLCENDIDYCSFGPAPFGPCSDFGSSECIEENNTFFCTCLTGFTGYTCAVDINECDEAPCLSNATCNNLLNGAYTCDCTPDYTGLNCGIPLFPCNGRPCINGGTCIDAGLGNGAFSCMCAIGFTGDACKTDLGFCTNSTCMNSGICVEGVGTMTTCECVDGFSGQNCELDLPFCNKNSCRNDGTCVEGIGSLTHCVCIDGFSGVDCRLTSGSRLNSTIDVTQDLCNLVFGIPCTKATIGGVVAIAIGAFFLILFLSTLMLLLVMRYKLRQKKRSYNVAGPPVVGGVIKSNPVFDSNVEDD; translated from the exons ATGAATCAACTCATTATTATACTCAGTCTAATTGCTGCACTAATGCAACAAAGTGATGGCTATTCATCAGGAGCTCCACCTGAAGCTTGTTCTAGCTTACAGCCAAACCACGATGGAGCTTCATCACAACCAGCGGAAACAAACCCATATGAACTAGATATCGAAGAATTTCTTACTCCAAGCGGTGTACTTCAATATGTGCCTGGGGTCACTTACACAG tgatacTACAAGCCAACAATTCCAATTCGGTGAGTTTCAAGGGCTTTCTAATTCAAGCAAGAAAGATCAGGTTTCCTGACAATGTTACCGGCATTTTTAATTCTTCAAACATCAACGAGTATGGTTTTCAAAGTTGTGATCAAGCTCAG TACCCCCTAGGCAGTGCAGTTACCCATGTGAATGGGAGCAATAAAATGAACGTTACATTTGAATGGACAGCTCCCCTAAAAGGCTCAGGTCCAGTATACTTTGT ATACACAGTGGTACAGTCAATGCACATCTTTTGGGCTGATTTGAGAACTCCTGAAATAAATGAACATC CCTGTGAACCACCGAAATACTTATTGACAGCTCACTGCACGGACGTGTGCCCCTTTGGTTCCTATGGAGATCATACAACAGCAACTTGCCAACAAT GGCCAGCATCATCTACACTGGTAACTAATGCCACAGCCTATTATTTGACTCTCGATGAGGCTGATGTTGTAGTTGGTAGAGGAGTATTGAATTACACAGTGATAGTGAATGAAACAGCTTTTGATAGCATTTCGGGTATATTTTTGACAATGTCACAAACCGAAACAATTCAGAATATATTTAGATATGACAGCGGTTCTAGAGAAAAGGATTATCAGGGTTCATCACTTGCAAGTTTAGACAGACAAAACAATTTCATTGTAATTCAAGAACAGATCTTTCTTCGTGATACAATTCCTGTTCAATTGTTCAGTGACAATTTGGCTATTTTCAGTCTAAATCTGAATGCAGTGGTATTTGGGAGTCTAGCAGACAGTACTATGGAGGTACCCACGGATATTGATACTTCCTTGTTTGTTACAATCACTGGGACGCCAG ATCCCTGTCAAGATGTAACCTGCCTAAATGAAGGAATTTGCAGAGCACTAAACACAGGTGGAGAACTCAATTTCACATGTGACTGTCATCTGGCATACACAGGTCAATTCTGTGAGACATTATTTGACCCATGTGCTCTAAGCCTTTGCCTTAACAATGCCACCTGTGAGAACATTGGCACTACAAACTACACGTGTGACTGCACTATTGACTTTACTGGTGAGAATTGTGAGATTGAAATAGATCAGTGTGCCTTAAAccaaggagtgtgtaacaatgGCACGTGTATTGATGGATTTGGTATTTTCTCTTGTGATTGTATCGATGGATTTATTGGTGCATTTTGTGAAACGGATATTAATGAATGTGAGAGTGCTAGTCCTAGCTGTCAAAATGGAGTGTGTATAGATGACATCAACAGCTTCACATGCGATTGTTACCCAGGCTGGTCTGGTGACCTTTGCGAGAACGATATAGATTATTGCTCATTTGGTCCTGCTCCATTTGGTCCCTGCAGTGACTTTGGTAGTAGTGAGTGTATAGAGGAGAACAATACATTTTTCTGCACTTGTTTGACAGGTTTCACAGGATATACGTGTGCTGTTGATATCAATGAATGTGATGAGGCCCCTTGCTTAAGTAATGCAACCTGTAACAACCTACTTAATGGAGCGTACACTTGTGATTGTACTCCAGACTACACTGGTCTTAACTGTGGTATACCTCTGTTCCCATGTAATGGTAGACCTTGTATAAATGGTGGAACATGTATCGATGCTGGCCTTGGAAATGGAGCTTTCTCTTGTATGTGTGCTATTGGTTTCACAGGAGACGCTTGTAAGACTGACCTCGGGTTTTGTACTAATTCAACTTGTATGAACAGTGGTATTTGTGTAGAAGGTGTGGGAACAATGAcaacttgtgaatgtgttgACGGATTTTCTGGACAAAATTGCGAGCTAGATCTCCCATTTTGTAATAAAAACTCTTGTCGCAATGATGGTACTTGTGTTGAAGGAATTGGCTCTTTAACACATTGCGTATGTATAGATGGTTTCAGTGGTGTTGATTGTAGACTAACCAGTGGTTCAAGACTAAATTCAACAATTGATGTCACTCAAGATTTGTGCAATTTGGTTTTTGGAATACCATGTACCAAAGCTACGATTGGTGGTgtggttgctatagctattggtgcTTTTTTTCTAATATTGTTTCTGTCAACATTAATGCTACTATTAGTAATGCGGTACAAACTGCGTCAAAAGAAGAGATCCTATAATGTGGCAGGACCACCAGTGGTAGGAGGTGTTATAAAATCGAACCCTGTCTTTGACAGTAATGTTGAAG ATGATTGA
- the LOC135341300 gene encoding fibropellin-1-like isoform X3, protein MITPSEGSGPVYFVYTVVQSMHIFWADLRTPEINEHPCEPPKYLLTAHCTDVCPFGSYGDHTTATCQQWPASSTLVTNATAYYLTLDEADVVVGRGVLNYTVIVNETAFDSISGIFLTMSQTETIQNIFRYDSGSREKDYQGSSLASLDRQNNFIVIQEQIFLRDTIPVQLFSDNLAIFSLNLNAVVFGSLADSTMEVPTDIDTSLFVTITGTPDPCQDVTCLNEGICRALNTGGELNFTCDCHLAYTGQFCETLFDPCALSLCLNNATCENIGTTNYTCDCTIDFTGENCEIEIDQCALNQGVCNNGTCIDGFGIFSCDCIDGFIGAFCETDINECESASPSCQNGVCIDDINSFTCDCYPGWSGDLCENDIDYCSFGPAPFGPCSDFGSSECIEENNTFFCTCLTGFTGYTCAVDINECDEAPCLSNATCNNLLNGAYTCDCTPDYTGLNCGIPLFPCNGRPCINGGTCIDAGLGNGAFSCMCAIGFTGDACKTDLGFCTNSTCMNSGICVEGVGTMTTCECVDGFSGQNCELDLPFCNKNSCRNDGTCVEGIGSLTHCVCIDGFSGVDCRLTSGSRLNSTIDVTQDLCNLVFGIPCTKATIGGVVAIAIGAFFLILFLSTLMLLLVMRYKLRQKKRSYNVAGPPVVGGVIKSNPVFDSNVEGEFKK, encoded by the exons ATGATTACTCCCTCGGAAGGCTCAGGTCCAGTATACTTTGT ATACACAGTGGTACAGTCAATGCACATCTTTTGGGCTGATTTGAGAACTCCTGAAATAAATGAACATC CCTGTGAACCACCGAAATACTTATTGACAGCTCACTGCACGGACGTGTGCCCCTTTGGTTCCTATGGAGATCATACAACAGCAACTTGCCAACAAT GGCCAGCATCATCTACACTGGTAACTAATGCCACAGCCTATTATTTGACTCTCGATGAGGCTGATGTTGTAGTTGGTAGAGGAGTATTGAATTACACAGTGATAGTGAATGAAACAGCTTTTGATAGCATTTCGGGTATATTTTTGACAATGTCACAAACCGAAACAATTCAGAATATATTTAGATATGACAGCGGTTCTAGAGAAAAGGATTATCAGGGTTCATCACTTGCAAGTTTAGACAGACAAAACAATTTCATTGTAATTCAAGAACAGATCTTTCTTCGTGATACAATTCCTGTTCAATTGTTCAGTGACAATTTGGCTATTTTCAGTCTAAATCTGAATGCAGTGGTATTTGGGAGTCTAGCAGACAGTACTATGGAGGTACCCACGGATATTGATACTTCCTTGTTTGTTACAATCACTGGGACGCCAG ATCCCTGTCAAGATGTAACCTGCCTAAATGAAGGAATTTGCAGAGCACTAAACACAGGTGGAGAACTCAATTTCACATGTGACTGTCATCTGGCATACACAGGTCAATTCTGTGAGACATTATTTGACCCATGTGCTCTAAGCCTTTGCCTTAACAATGCCACCTGTGAGAACATTGGCACTACAAACTACACGTGTGACTGCACTATTGACTTTACTGGTGAGAATTGTGAGATTGAAATAGATCAGTGTGCCTTAAAccaaggagtgtgtaacaatgGCACGTGTATTGATGGATTTGGTATTTTCTCTTGTGATTGTATCGATGGATTTATTGGTGCATTTTGTGAAACGGATATTAATGAATGTGAGAGTGCTAGTCCTAGCTGTCAAAATGGAGTGTGTATAGATGACATCAACAGCTTCACATGCGATTGTTACCCAGGCTGGTCTGGTGACCTTTGCGAGAACGATATAGATTATTGCTCATTTGGTCCTGCTCCATTTGGTCCCTGCAGTGACTTTGGTAGTAGTGAGTGTATAGAGGAGAACAATACATTTTTCTGCACTTGTTTGACAGGTTTCACAGGATATACGTGTGCTGTTGATATCAATGAATGTGATGAGGCCCCTTGCTTAAGTAATGCAACCTGTAACAACCTACTTAATGGAGCGTACACTTGTGATTGTACTCCAGACTACACTGGTCTTAACTGTGGTATACCTCTGTTCCCATGTAATGGTAGACCTTGTATAAATGGTGGAACATGTATCGATGCTGGCCTTGGAAATGGAGCTTTCTCTTGTATGTGTGCTATTGGTTTCACAGGAGACGCTTGTAAGACTGACCTCGGGTTTTGTACTAATTCAACTTGTATGAACAGTGGTATTTGTGTAGAAGGTGTGGGAACAATGAcaacttgtgaatgtgttgACGGATTTTCTGGACAAAATTGCGAGCTAGATCTCCCATTTTGTAATAAAAACTCTTGTCGCAATGATGGTACTTGTGTTGAAGGAATTGGCTCTTTAACACATTGCGTATGTATAGATGGTTTCAGTGGTGTTGATTGTAGACTAACCAGTGGTTCAAGACTAAATTCAACAATTGATGTCACTCAAGATTTGTGCAATTTGGTTTTTGGAATACCATGTACCAAAGCTACGATTGGTGGTgtggttgctatagctattggtgcTTTTTTTCTAATATTGTTTCTGTCAACATTAATGCTACTATTAGTAATGCGGTACAAACTGCGTCAAAAGAAGAGATCCTATAATGTGGCAGGACCACCAGTGGTAGGAGGTGTTATAAAATCGAACCCTGTCTTTGACAGTAATGTTGAAGGTGAGTTCAAGAAATAA
- the LOC135341300 gene encoding delta and Notch-like epidermal growth factor-related receptor isoform X1, with protein sequence MNQLIIILSLIAALMQQSDGYSSGAPPEACSSLQPNHDGASSQPAETNPYELDIEEFLTPSGVLQYVPGVTYTVILQANNSNSVSFKGFLIQARKIRFPDNVTGIFNSSNINEYGFQSCDQAQYPLGSAVTHVNGSNKMNVTFEWTAPLKGSGPVYFVYTVVQSMHIFWADLRTPEINEHPCEPPKYLLTAHCTDVCPFGSYGDHTTATCQQWPASSTLVTNATAYYLTLDEADVVVGRGVLNYTVIVNETAFDSISGIFLTMSQTETIQNIFRYDSGSREKDYQGSSLASLDRQNNFIVIQEQIFLRDTIPVQLFSDNLAIFSLNLNAVVFGSLADSTMEVPTDIDTSLFVTITGTPDPCQDVTCLNEGICRALNTGGELNFTCDCHLAYTGQFCETLFDPCALSLCLNNATCENIGTTNYTCDCTIDFTGENCEIEIDQCALNQGVCNNGTCIDGFGIFSCDCIDGFIGAFCETDINECESASPSCQNGVCIDDINSFTCDCYPGWSGDLCENDIDYCSFGPAPFGPCSDFGSSECIEENNTFFCTCLTGFTGYTCAVDINECDEAPCLSNATCNNLLNGAYTCDCTPDYTGLNCGIPLFPCNGRPCINGGTCIDAGLGNGAFSCMCAIGFTGDACKTDLGFCTNSTCMNSGICVEGVGTMTTCECVDGFSGQNCELDLPFCNKNSCRNDGTCVEGIGSLTHCVCIDGFSGVDCRLTSGSRLNSTIDVTQDLCNLVFGIPCTKATIGGVVAIAIGAFFLILFLSTLMLLLVMRYKLRQKKRSYNVAGPPVVGGVIKSNPVFDSNVEGEFKK encoded by the exons ATGAATCAACTCATTATTATACTCAGTCTAATTGCTGCACTAATGCAACAAAGTGATGGCTATTCATCAGGAGCTCCACCTGAAGCTTGTTCTAGCTTACAGCCAAACCACGATGGAGCTTCATCACAACCAGCGGAAACAAACCCATATGAACTAGATATCGAAGAATTTCTTACTCCAAGCGGTGTACTTCAATATGTGCCTGGGGTCACTTACACAG tgatacTACAAGCCAACAATTCCAATTCGGTGAGTTTCAAGGGCTTTCTAATTCAAGCAAGAAAGATCAGGTTTCCTGACAATGTTACCGGCATTTTTAATTCTTCAAACATCAACGAGTATGGTTTTCAAAGTTGTGATCAAGCTCAG TACCCCCTAGGCAGTGCAGTTACCCATGTGAATGGGAGCAATAAAATGAACGTTACATTTGAATGGACAGCTCCCCTAAAAGGCTCAGGTCCAGTATACTTTGT ATACACAGTGGTACAGTCAATGCACATCTTTTGGGCTGATTTGAGAACTCCTGAAATAAATGAACATC CCTGTGAACCACCGAAATACTTATTGACAGCTCACTGCACGGACGTGTGCCCCTTTGGTTCCTATGGAGATCATACAACAGCAACTTGCCAACAAT GGCCAGCATCATCTACACTGGTAACTAATGCCACAGCCTATTATTTGACTCTCGATGAGGCTGATGTTGTAGTTGGTAGAGGAGTATTGAATTACACAGTGATAGTGAATGAAACAGCTTTTGATAGCATTTCGGGTATATTTTTGACAATGTCACAAACCGAAACAATTCAGAATATATTTAGATATGACAGCGGTTCTAGAGAAAAGGATTATCAGGGTTCATCACTTGCAAGTTTAGACAGACAAAACAATTTCATTGTAATTCAAGAACAGATCTTTCTTCGTGATACAATTCCTGTTCAATTGTTCAGTGACAATTTGGCTATTTTCAGTCTAAATCTGAATGCAGTGGTATTTGGGAGTCTAGCAGACAGTACTATGGAGGTACCCACGGATATTGATACTTCCTTGTTTGTTACAATCACTGGGACGCCAG ATCCCTGTCAAGATGTAACCTGCCTAAATGAAGGAATTTGCAGAGCACTAAACACAGGTGGAGAACTCAATTTCACATGTGACTGTCATCTGGCATACACAGGTCAATTCTGTGAGACATTATTTGACCCATGTGCTCTAAGCCTTTGCCTTAACAATGCCACCTGTGAGAACATTGGCACTACAAACTACACGTGTGACTGCACTATTGACTTTACTGGTGAGAATTGTGAGATTGAAATAGATCAGTGTGCCTTAAAccaaggagtgtgtaacaatgGCACGTGTATTGATGGATTTGGTATTTTCTCTTGTGATTGTATCGATGGATTTATTGGTGCATTTTGTGAAACGGATATTAATGAATGTGAGAGTGCTAGTCCTAGCTGTCAAAATGGAGTGTGTATAGATGACATCAACAGCTTCACATGCGATTGTTACCCAGGCTGGTCTGGTGACCTTTGCGAGAACGATATAGATTATTGCTCATTTGGTCCTGCTCCATTTGGTCCCTGCAGTGACTTTGGTAGTAGTGAGTGTATAGAGGAGAACAATACATTTTTCTGCACTTGTTTGACAGGTTTCACAGGATATACGTGTGCTGTTGATATCAATGAATGTGATGAGGCCCCTTGCTTAAGTAATGCAACCTGTAACAACCTACTTAATGGAGCGTACACTTGTGATTGTACTCCAGACTACACTGGTCTTAACTGTGGTATACCTCTGTTCCCATGTAATGGTAGACCTTGTATAAATGGTGGAACATGTATCGATGCTGGCCTTGGAAATGGAGCTTTCTCTTGTATGTGTGCTATTGGTTTCACAGGAGACGCTTGTAAGACTGACCTCGGGTTTTGTACTAATTCAACTTGTATGAACAGTGGTATTTGTGTAGAAGGTGTGGGAACAATGAcaacttgtgaatgtgttgACGGATTTTCTGGACAAAATTGCGAGCTAGATCTCCCATTTTGTAATAAAAACTCTTGTCGCAATGATGGTACTTGTGTTGAAGGAATTGGCTCTTTAACACATTGCGTATGTATAGATGGTTTCAGTGGTGTTGATTGTAGACTAACCAGTGGTTCAAGACTAAATTCAACAATTGATGTCACTCAAGATTTGTGCAATTTGGTTTTTGGAATACCATGTACCAAAGCTACGATTGGTGGTgtggttgctatagctattggtgcTTTTTTTCTAATATTGTTTCTGTCAACATTAATGCTACTATTAGTAATGCGGTACAAACTGCGTCAAAAGAAGAGATCCTATAATGTGGCAGGACCACCAGTGGTAGGAGGTGTTATAAAATCGAACCCTGTCTTTGACAGTAATGTTGAAGGTGAGTTCAAGAAATAA